The stretch of DNA ACAGGTGCTCGACGGAAAGCCGAGCCGGCCGACGTTGCTGGTGCCGCGCGATCCACTCCACCGCCGTCCACACCTCTTGTCGCCTCCGActccgacctcgccgccgccgccgctacgcTGCTCGGCGTCCGGCCTTCGTCGGATCTCGTCACCTCGCGCGAGACGAGCCGACGCCGGCATCGGCTGGGGTTGGCGGTTCGGCCCCCTGGAGGCTCCAGTGCTTCAGTATCCGGACGGTTGGGTCCGGGCTCTCCGTCCCGCCCCCAATCCCTCTCTCGAGGTCTCTCCGCCGGCAAGAGTCAAGAGGTAGTAAAAAATTTCTGAAACGAATCACCCTCTCTCAAATCCCCCAATCCCTTCCCCATTTTTGTTGGTTTGAAGTTTGAATCTCAATCGGTCACTCAGTCAGCTGTATCTGAATTCAATAGGTAAACCTGTTCGAATTCCGATTAAAGATCAATTTTCAGTGTGTTATGGCATGAGCAATGTGTCACCATGATCGCTATATAGTCGCTAAGATCAATTTTGaccctttgtcttattcaaattatttttgtaaatatgccaaattgtaagtcatgcttaaattgTCTTTAGTAATATCTcatatcataacaaaataattaatatttaataagacaaataattaagcgtagacctaaaagtcaacagcgtcaaataaataaaattagagggagtactatattTTAGGAGGAGCTTAACACAGTACTCATTCTTGCATATAGTACATGTGCTCTGAGTTTATAACTCTCACATAGAAAAATCTGGTTAGACTCCTACTTCAATGTGTGCTTGGTATCGTTAGTTTGGTTTGCATCTGGAAATCAATTAAAATCTGTTTAGATTAatttctgctgcattttcATTTTGGTTACATGGTGctatcaactttaaatttcatATGTAACAATATTTGTGACTATGAATACACAGCCGTGAAATCCTTAATCCTGAGTTGGGCACTGGCATTTGGCTCAGTGGTTTTGTGATGGGAGGCTCCTCAGTTAGGGATGGAACTCTGTCTCTTGGTGACTTTGTGGCCTCCACAAAGGCCCTGGTTGAGAAGTGGGAGAAGATTGATGTAGGCAGTTCTCTTCCTGACTGGCAATGGAAACCTCGCTGCAAGATGGATGCTCAATCTGAGGTTGTGCTCAGTTATGAGTGAACTCTactctttgttttttcagaTTAATTTTATGTACAAGATGGTGATCACTGATTTTCTTGCTTGTTCTTTATGTAGGAAGAGGGCTACCTAGCTCTTGAAGGAGTATACCGCAATCATGGAGGAAGGCAGGTCAGTACTTTCCTTGTTTATGTATTTGTATTGCGAGTAATATGAGCTTCCAAATTAGTGTTGACTTGAATCATCCTCTAGGAACAAATCGAAGATGGCAATGACTTCAATGATGCAGACAATGTCACGGATGATACCTGGGTAAATTTTCAGCATTCATTGTTCACTTTATGCTTCTGTTACCTGTTTAGGTTAGATACTTGCTCTTAACCTCTGCTATTTCCATATCTTTAGAATCCTTTTCCTATAAGAAAAGCTACCAAATAGCTAGCGTAAGGCATTAGTTTGAATTGATTATACATAAGGGACTCAATGTCTCATACGAAAGCCTATGTTTTAGACAAGCCATCCAAAATTTGTGATGACAGAAGTACAtaatatctatatatctatGAGCAATTGATAGTGATGGTCTGATGGACATTATCCAGGTCCAGTGTATGGTTGTGGGCCTTTGGTCCTTGGGGTACAAAGCATGATCTAAATAACTACAAAAGATTATTTTGGTCTCACACCATACTCTAGGTTTTAGGTACAAGTGATAGTTCATAATTTTCTCAAAAGCAACcgaaataaatttttaattaagatcTTAAACTTCATTTTCAAATTCTCATATGCTCTATACTCCAATTATGTTTTCCTTCTCTTTGCAGGTCCAGAGCTCTAGTGATAATGTTCATGTTTACGATTATCATGTTGTCTACAGCTTTTCTTATAAAGTTCCGGTGCTATACTTTCAGGGTCATCATGCTGGTATGCATATTTCAGAACATGAGTGAAATTTTATTCCTTTACTGTTCTGTTGACAGACAACATCTGCAACTTATTCTTAGGTGGCCAGCTGCTAACTCTAGATGAGATAAAAGAGGACCTTCCCTCTCACTCACTTAAAATATTAGGTGAATCAAAGTGGACGTTTATTACTCGAGAGGTATGAATGATTATACTATGTACCCTTTGTTAAAGTTTTACACTCCCTAACTGGCTAATGTTTGGTGTAATTGAACCATGCTTGAACCCCTTTAGGAACATCCCCACTCGAGTAGACCATGGTTCACTCTGCATCCCTGTGGAACCAGTGATTGTATGAAGTTACTTCTTGAAGGAATAGCAGAAAAGGATCAACAGTTGCAATACTTACCGGCATGGCTATCTGTGGTTGGCCAGGCAGTAGGACTAAATATCCCACTTGAGCTTTATGGTAAGAACGAAATTATCCCGTAATAATATGGTGGCTGTTTGGCTGTAGGGAAGTGCTCGACTCTTATGTTGGTGTGTTTAAGTTGCCAATATTTCCTGTATTGTGTCACTTGACATGGCGTGCAAAAATTTgaaccaaaattaaaaatacccGCTAGTTGATCTGCGGCCATTTGAGCACCCTGCCCAACCTGAATCTGTGAAAGCATTGACAACGCTTGAACTTGACCTTCTCATATAATGTGCTCTTGGGTGGTGCTGAAAGAGTGCAATATACCTCAAGATTCATATTGTTACCGACTAGTGTTCAGGTGATATTAGCATTTTTTTACTGTACAAACTGAATGCCATCACAGGCCAAGGGATTGTTTACCTGGTTACAGCTAACTGTGTGCCTTTGTGTTTTGGACAGCTTCTGGGTTGAAGACACAGGAGTAGCAATTGGTTGTCAATCTGCCATTTTGGTTCTTGCAAGTACGCCAGCAACATATTCCTTTTGCGCCAACGCATCTGGTAAGGCTTATTTCTAGATCTTTCATTACTCTTTATGTTTCATCTTCAGAATTATGAATGCAACATATAACATTATTCAGAGATGCATGTCTCCTGGAGGCAACTGCGGATCAACTTCCTAAAAAGCAAACTGAAGATCAACTGACCTAGTACTGGACCAtatcaattttgtttataagctaagGGATAATCCAGGTTCTGATTTTTCATTACCAAAACTAGAAACTGGATCATATCGAAGGCCAGCCTCAAATGTTCCATTTTCCTTTGAAGATTCATTAGTCATAAATGTTGCTTTCTCGACCGGAGCATTTAATTTGAAGAGTCACAAACATAGTGATCACCCATGTCAACACTATTGCTTCCCATTAGAAAAGAGTTGACGAATCTGAGGATTTGGGTAGTTGAAAATAGATACTaactttatgattttttatgtgatattttatattttaaaaaaaatctttgaagTTTAATTTCGattgtttgtttcttgtaaaatatattccaAAAATAGCCATTAAATTAGTAATGCATTTTGTGTGAAAGCACTTTAAATAATGAATGTATGGTTAcacttttttatctatactcctttaaattaaaataaggtAGCGGTGGCGGTGAGCGGTGATGATGGATTTGTTACCTCGTCTATTCACATTGTATAGTTTGCAAATTACTCGTTGAACTTCCTAATATTAAGATTTAAGAAACAatcaagaaattttatttatttattttggataacattataatatattttcttttatctacaCTACTCTAAAAGAAgttagtggtggtggcggtgaatctgtcatctatttttttagagagaatTCCCTGTATGCCACTAAAATTATACCATGTTCCTTTTTGCCATGCAAAAAATCGAACTTCCCTCTATAtcattcacttaattttttcttctttacgTGCCACTGTGGTTAAGTTTTCTATCTAACTccattaacttattttgcttacgttccttctatgccactacatgccaaatgacccaaaacatagaattgaaaattggtatttttgaataaaatttgaaattaagatagcagaattgaaaattgatattttcgcataaaatttgaaaattgatatttttcggataaatttgaaatgacccgcaacatagaattgaaaatttgaaaaatatcaattccctacttagaatttttcagagatttctgtcactttgtttactcatttaattttttttctgacatttaaaaccattttagtttttgaaatttttcaaaaggtttaaaaaagataCCCTGGCTATGATAATTAGAGACTGAGGTCAAATATTGCTCTTTAGTACTCTTCAAAATTaggaaaattgatatttttaaaatttttaattctatgtTACGAggcatttcaaatttatctgaaaatatcaattttcaaattttattcgaaaatatcaatttttaattctgctgtcttaatttcaaattaagagtgcatctaggcccctaatttgttttggtgattaatgacaatcaaatgatgaggactaatgaTGTGTGTGAATGTGAATGTATAAATAATCCTCATAAAAAAGTTGTCGTTGCGTTGCTCacgtgaaaagagaagaaaaatcgaTACATTCGTGTTGGCGtgtgtatttactttgaatttgagtcaactagaaatgtcgtactataaagagggtGCGCAAGtgaaatctaggaatgaatccggtgcttggaaatatttttaaagtgcATCTTTTGTaatctttttgaagttgtgctggAATTTACGGAAGTTCTGAAGGTACCGTCGGAACTTTCGAAGGTActgtcggaacttccgaagggtcagaatcggttctgCATGATTGACGGAAGTTCCGGAGGAGCCAGAATCAGTTCTGTATGATTCAAGGAAGTTCCAAAGGTCTTGACCGCAACTtccgttgacttgacttttTGTAGTTGACTTTGAATACCCCTAACCCCTCAAGCTAGGGCTGCTGCTCCCATTGTTCATTCTCTTGGCCCTTGGCTTGATTTTTTGAGATTCATTTTGAGCCTTACTTTTTCATCTCCTtctctccacggatctaattgatttggattttgtgtgtgtgagagttggttggtttgagttggtttgagtgtttggtgttgacttcatgagaaatttcttgagcactagattcatccccaAGATCTCTTTGCTAGCTTATTACTCTTGGTGTttgaggacacctagacggctaTGCGTCGTTCCTAGAGCCGCCAAAGTTCTTGTGGTGCGCTGGGAAAGTTTTGTAAAGGTTGGGTCTCACctccgaaagggaagagacaccttgagtgagggggagtgcacgagtgcaaccccgagAAAACGGTTGTGgaacccggctcaagtttaagctcctcaacggagaatacaatcccctcaaggatcgaaacttcggtaaaaagtctcCGTCTACACTTGTGTtgaaatctctctaacttgtgATTTGAGttttgcttttggttgccgcgcGTACTCTAGATGTTGtttgtgcaaagcttggaggtggtttgcttatttgagATTTGGTTGGCTATATCTactcattttttattctagatctggtgctgtCGGAAGTTTCGAAGATCAACGGAACTTTCAAAGGCCGGAAGTTCTGAAGCCTCTGACCGGAACTTTCGAAAGTCTTAGCTTCcgctttttagttttttttaaaaatcacctattcaccctccctctaggccttgatatactctttcataaattttattcgaaaatatcaattttcaatgcTATGTTTCGGGTGATTTGACATGTGGTGGCATAGAAagaacataagcaaaataagttaacggaGATGGatgaaaaagttaacggcaatGGCAcgtaaggaagaaaaaattaagtgaatgaCACATAgggaagtttgattttttgcatgGCATAGAAGAAACTGGGTATAATTTCAGTGGCATATAGGAAATTCTCTCacttttttaagtatataaaatatttcaaaatagtcCTACATGTTAGTTCTATTTTTCACCTCCAAAATACAAgttataattcatatttcttcGTAGAAAAGTACGGGTATTTAATTAGCCCATAATAAAGCACAAATATTCAGCTAttttacaattaaaatatagaatatGCGATTCGAGTAATTACTTTGTTAGTCAAAACATACAGAGTTTAacaatttaaacttataaaaacACATCGACGAGTGCGATCCTTGTGGAGAAGATCTCTTCCTTTCTAAATCATCCAAATCATGTACGTAAGCAATGATGTATGAAATGTGCATATTTTCTAAGTCAACCTCCCCAGCAGAATCATTGTACGAGCACGGCACTGGACTTATTATAATTCTTTGCAAGCTACGCGTGTCATTTAGGCCTTGTTCAGctgctaaaaatttttggcaaaagggtCACGTCGAATATTTGACAGAATGTCGGAAAGGATTTTTGGATACgattgaaaaaattaattttagattccgcctgaaaactgcatgacgaatcttttgtgtctaattaatccatcattaacacatgttgattactgtagcacttatggctaatcatgtcctaattaggctcaaaagattcttctcatgatttccccataactgtgtaattagttttaatgttcatatatattttatacttcatttagatgtctaaagattcgatgtaatgtttttggaaaaagtttctaggactaaacaaggccttagacCATTATCACTTATTCCATGGAGTTTGCGAAATATTCCTCCATtagatattataaaattttctgtatttacctagatttatctatatatctcaatgtatatgttttatatatgtattagattcgttagcacacatatgaatctagtcaaaactaaaaagtcttataatatgaaacggagagaataGTAATCGTGATGAAGTAGATATTGCTATACACGAAAAAATTGGTTtcctctttttatttattcttttagcAAGCATTGTTCATATGTaaactttgactattcgttttttccttttttagaaaatacattAATAGATGTCATGGTATCAAAATGTATAACTTActctatgataaaatataaagagtTCTGAGTATAAATCTGGAAGAA from Oryza brachyantha chromosome 12, ObraRS2, whole genome shotgun sequence encodes:
- the LOC102703740 gene encoding ubiquitin-like-conjugating enzyme ATG10 — encoded protein: MGGSSVRDGTLSLGDFVASTKALVEKWEKIDVGSSLPDWQWKPRCKMDAQSEEEGYLALEGVYRNHGGRQEQIEDGNDFNDADNVTDDTWVQSSSDNVHVYDYHVVYSFSYKVPVLYFQGHHAGGQLLTLDEIKEDLPSHSLKILGESKWTFITREEHPHSSRPWFTLHPCGTSDCMKLLLEGIAEKDQQLQYLPAWLSVVGQAVGLNIPLELYASGLKTQE